From the genome of Pseudomonadota bacterium:
GCCAGATGCAGGCCCTGGAAAAAGACGGCGCAGTGCACACGATCTGGACGATGATCACCCCCTTTATCGGCGCCATCTGTAATTGTCAGCCCGGCGACTGTCTCGGGCTGCGCACCCTTGCCATTGATGTTGAGACCATGTATCGCGGCGAACAGATGGCGGTGGTGGATGTCTCACTGTGCAATGGCTGTGGTTTGTGCGAGGAGGCCTGTCATTTTGGCGCCATCAGCAGCAGCGGTTCTGGAGAAGAATGTAAGGCGGAGATTGATTCCGGAAAATGTTTCGGCTGCGGTTTATGCCGCAATAATTGCCCGCAGGATGCTATCGGCATGATAGTTAGGCACTAACTGGCGGTAAGGGATAAAGAATGAACTGGCCTGCGGCAGGAAAGCAAGGGCTCCGAGGAAGGCGGTATCAGAAGTCTGCAGGCAGGAGACAGAATTTTTCATACCCTGAAATAAATGGTTTCCATCCTGAATCCTGACTCCTGACTCCTAAAAAAATATACTGCCAAAGAGCATTGTGAATTTTAAATGTGCGGCAGATAGCGAACAACGGGAGGCATCGGGCCGTGGGTATACACCCTGAAAGAGAATAAATTGTCCCGGTTTGTCGGTATTTCACTTGAGTTGCTGGTTAACAGCCGAATAGACGAATTGCGAGACCTGCAGGACAGTATCATCCATCTCCACGAAATTTTTCCCCTCGGTCATCACACAGAGCAGGTAGGGATGGCCGGGATAATAGACAATGCCGCATTCATGCAGCTGCTTTATCCCTTGATCATGCACTTCTTCCCCGAACTTATGGGCAACGGTGATATTACCCGGGATGGAACTGAGCAACCCGTCATGCAGTTCTACCCTGGCAATGTATCCCAAGGCCTTTTCCGACATCGTCTTGTTCAGATAGGAGGCATTGAACAGGATCCGGAAAAACCGGCTGTATGCCTCAACGGAAATCTGGCTGTCATTCCTCCCCGAAGGCGCTTTGAGTCCGGCGACTTTATAGACATCACCCATGACCTCAGCGCTGAAAAAATCCTCCAGCAGAGCGGCGGCATTATTGTCGGAATAGACGATCATGTTGTTCAGCAGGGCTTCGATGGTATAAGCTGTTCCCGGACGGAGGCTGTTTTCCGGATAAATCTCCTGCAACGTATTATAGTCGGTACCTCCGGCGAACCAGAGGGTTTTGCTCAGTAATTCCGGGGTTGACTCGGCTTTTTTCAAAATCCCCATCATCAGCGGAACTTTGAGCAGGCTGGCCGGTGAAAAATTCTCCGTCGGCCGGATACTGAACCAGGGTCCGTTATTAAGATCACGGAAATAGACGGAGGTATTGGTGATCAGACCGCTTGCCAGCCGATTCTCGATAATTTTTTCAACGCCCTTTTCAAAGGGTTCCAGTTCCTTGTTCTCGTTGGACCCTTGGGTCAACTCGCAATCCAGCAGCGGATTGATATAGTTGTAGCCGCTGGCCCGGATTTCGAAGTGATCCTGAGGCGCTTCCGGTATGCTTTCCATAAAGTCTCGCAGCCAGAAACCGATGCCGGTCCCGGCCAGGAGAATAAGGATCGTGTACAATAATAAACCGGCCTTGTGCTCAGCCAGTTGGCGAAATTTCAGCATGTCGATTTCTCATTGCCTGTTTAATAGGAAAGATGATTATACCATTCCTGGTCGTTTTTGTGTCTGGAATTTAAGGAGGGAAATTCCACCACCCAGTTGTCAACCGGCCCCGTTTAAACGATCCCCTGTCAAAGTCATTGACCTGAAATGATTCCGGGTTTAGACTGTTTTTGTTTTGGGGAATGGAACCCGGGGGGCATGAAACAGATCACTGATTATACAGTTCCGCAGGAAGGTTTGTGTCCAGGATACGGTCAAAGATTCGTGCCTGGTGGGGTTATCCGGGAGTCCGGCTCGGCGGGGCAAGTGCCGCCTTACCGGATCTGCTTTCCGAACCGTGATGCCTGGATTAATAATGCAATTATGCAAGCTTGACCCTTAATCTCATTATTACTTAATCTCATTAAACTATAAGCTTGAAATTTTTGAATAGTTACAAGGAGTTGCTTAATGCCTCTTAGTATCTCTTATCTTTTTAACCCTCAAAATTATTTTTTCTCCTATTACGGGGTTCCTGTTTTCCTTGTTGGGATTTACAGTTTTATCCTTGGCACCTATATACTTGATGTACGGCAGAGAAATATTTTTGGGCTGAAATTTTTTGCAGCCTGCCTTTGTACGTCGGTCTGGCTTGTTTCAATTGGATTTTCCTTTTGCAGTGGTAACAAAGAGTTGGCTCAATTCTGGTGCAAAATTACAATGTGTGCTGTTGCCTTTATCCCTTTTACCCAGTTTTCATTTAATGCTGAGATTGCTCCCCGTATTAAAGAGACAAAGATGTACGATTTTCTTTTTTACGGGGCCTTGGTGTTCTCTTTAGTGTTTTCGTTATTTAGTCTGTTTTCCGACTTGTTTGTAAGTGACGTAAGAAAATTTTTCTGGGGATATTATCCCATCGTGGGGCCGGTTGGATATCTGTTTGTCGGGTTTTTTGGTTTTTTGGGTTTTTTTACGCTAAAGGCCTTGCATCAGGGCTATGGCAGGTCAGTCTCTTTAAGAGAACGAGCTCGAATCAAAATAATGGTCTATGCCGTAACCATTGGATATCTCGCTTCAGTTGATTTTATAGCTGTTTTTGGATTCTCGTTCTATCCATTTGGTTACTCTTTTATCCTGGTGATGATATCGGCGTGGACCTATGTGGCGATCCGTTATCATCTGATGGATATTACTCCGCAGACTGCTGCAACTGAGACCTTTGCAGCAATGCCGAGTGCGTTAATTGTTACTGATCTTGATGGCAGGATAAAGTTGGTAAACAAGCGAACCTGTAAACTACTTGGTCATAATGAATCGGATCTGTTGGAAAAATATTTGGGAAAAATTTTAAGTATACCAGAAGAGTATTTGGAAGTTGAAAAACTCCTGGAGAAACCAATACTTGATGATGAGTTGGATCTCACCGCTGGTGACGGGGAGACCCATACAATTTCGCTCTCTGTTTCAGTCATTAGAAATTGGGAAAATGACCCCATTGGCCTCTCTTATGTAATGCTTGATGTATCTCGACGGAAAATAGCCGAACAAAAGGCTTTAATTGCTATGAACGAGGTGGAAGCGTCAAGGGATAAATTACAGCATACAATCGATGAACTTTCTGGAATCCTGTCAAAAATTGTTTCAGATAAAGGATTGGACCTGGACACTCCACAGTTCGTGAAAAATCCATTGATACCAAATTGCTGGGAACTAAAGAATTGCAATATTAAACAGTGTCCAGCGTATGGAAAAGTTGGGATCAGGTGCTGGCATGTGGTTGGTACTCTATGTAAAGAAGTGGTTAATGTGTCTTTTGTAAGAAAGTTGGATACCTGCATCGCCTGTGAGGTTTTCAGGATTTCAACGACTAGTCAACTCTATGAAATCCGCGAAGCTTTCAATAACATGCTCCAAATCCTGATCAATTCAGAGAGAGAGCTCATTAATTCCCGGGAAGCTGCAGAAAAGGCCAACAAAGCAAAAAGTGAATTTTTGGCCAACATGAGCCATGAAATCAGGACGCCAATGAACGGCATTATCGGTATGGCGGAAATCGGCATGTCTGTGGCTATAGATGAAAAGACCAGAAATCTTATTAAAACAATTTCTTTCGAGGCAAATTTACTCAATATCCTGCTCAATGATATTCTCGACCTCTCCAAGATCGAATCCGGTAAAATGATACTTGAAAACATCTCCTTCGACCTCAGGCAGTTGATGGATAATTTCTCCCGAAGTTTCTCTCTGATAGCAGAGCAAAATGACATAAACTACTACTGCTTTTTATCACCCGATCTTAAGACAGAGATTATCGGCGACCCGACAAGGCTCAGGCAGATACTGACTAATCTGACCGGCAATGCCATAAAATTTACACCCGAGGGCGGCGAAATTTTGGTAAAGGGTGAAATCGAGGAGCAGACCGATAAAGAGGTTACTGTATATTTTGAGGTAACAGACACCGGGATTGGGATTGCAGCGGAAAAGCATTCCACAATTTTTGAAAGCTTCACCCAGGAATTCGGTTCAACCTCCAGGGAATATGGCGGAACAGGTCTCGGCACCACCATCAGCAAGCAAATTGTTGAGCTCATGGGAGGTGAAATAGGGCTGGAGAGCGAGAAGGGCAAAGGGACAACCTTCTGGTTCAGGCTTACTCTGCAAAAAGGGGGGAATCTGTTTACGACGGGACCAGACAAGACAATCCTTCATGGAAGAAATGTCCTGCTTGTCAATGACAACAATAAAATGCGGTATATTCTCAATCAATACCTTGCCTCATGGGGTTGCTCGGTCTCTGAAGCCGCAAATGCAAGTGAGGCGCTGGAATTGTGTCGCAGTGCCCAGGATAAACACCTTTCATATGATATGCTGGTTGCAGAAATCAAACTGGAGGCCATGGATGGATTAGAGCTCGTGAAGCGGGTCAGGCAATTGAATGATAATACTGATATGATGGTAATCATGACAACGTTGTCCGGCCACAGGGGTGACGGTGAAAGATGTCAGGCAGCCGGAGTTGACGGCTATCTGAGCAACCCCTTTACATACAGCGACCTCTATAAAACGTTAATTGAGGTCCTCGAGCTTGAGGGCAATGAACTGGGCAGGATAGAAAGTGGACTGGTCACAAAACATTCTGTTTCAGACCATCGAAACAGAGCATTTAATATTCTTTTAGTGGAAGATTACCCCACCAACCAGAAAGTGGCGATAACCCATCTGAAATCATTTGGCTGTACGGTTGAACTTGCAGAAAACGGAGAACAGGCCGTAAAGGCATATCTGGAGAATAATTTCGATCTTGTTTTCATGGACGTACAGATGCCGGTAATGGACGGCCTGATCGCCACCCGCACCATACGGGAGCATGAGAAATCATCAGGCAGGGTGCATGTGCCTATTATTGCCATGACCGCCAACGCAATGAAAGGGGACCGTGAAAAATGCATCGAGTCAGGCATGGATGACTACATTTCAAAGCCTCTGAAAAAAATCGGCATCGCAGACATGATCGACAGATGGGCAACTTCTGGGAAAAATGCCACGCACCCAAGTGCTTCTCCAGATTGCACCGAAACCCTCACCGAGCCTTTACATGCGCTCCCCTTCGATCTGGACAGGGCTATCAAAGAATACGAAGGGGAGAGGGGGGTGGTTATTGAAATAATCGACGAGTTTCTGCTGGATGTAAGAAAGCAGCTTGAGACAATCGCCCGGGCAATTGACGAATCTGACGCCGAAATTATCAGAAGAGAGGCACATTCGATAAAAGGAGGTGCCAGAAATATTACGGCAGAACCGATGGCTGATGCGGCAGCAGCCCTTGAGGATGCCGGCAAGTCTGCTGATATGGGAAATGCTGGTCTTGCCTTGAAAAAACTAGAAGAGGAAATAGATCATTTTGCATCATATTACAGAAAAGCTATAACAGGCCCTCCATGACGAAAGCACATAAATTGGCTATCTTTTATCTTTATACATATAATGACAACCTGGAAATTTTCTGACCTGACCGGAGGTGAAAATATTGCGTATTCTAATTGTTGAAGATGAAAAATTGAGCCAGAAAAAAATGCAGCTTATCATGCAGAACTTTGGCGAATGCGATCTGGTGGCAAACGGTATCAGCGCCATCGACCTGTTTAAAAAGGCCTGGGAAGCTCGCGCCCCCTACGACATCATAACCCTCGATATAACCCTCCATGAAATGAGCGGGATTGATGTCCTTATGCAGATAAAAGATCTGGAAAGCAGTATGGAAATACCGTCGGCAAAACAGGCAAAGATTATCATGGTGACTTCCCATAAAGACCGCGACAATATCACCACCTGTCTAACCGCAGGCTGCTCGGACTATATTATTAAACCCTTCACCAAAGAACCCATCATTGCCTGTTTGCGAAAAGTATTTTTAAAATATGCCCAGGAGAACTTTTCGAAAAATAGCGATTGAAAGAGGGGGTGGGGTCTCCCATTAAAAGGCTCCTTGTCAGGTTTGCGTAGTTGCATTATTAATAACTCGACTCTGAAAGGCGGCAATTGTGGCGGGATGATTGTTGACTGGAGGTCAGGAAAGGGGTCATACAGGAAAGGGGTCCACAGGAAAGGGGTCAGAAAGGGGTCACAGAAAGGGGTCAGGGTCACAGAAAGGGGTCAAGTCTGCTGTTGGCTTTTGGCCAATATTTTCTCTACCGTTCTCAGGTGTTTTTGCAAAGCTCGGTCTATCTCTTTCCGTGCTTTTATCCGCTCGACAGCACTGCTTACTGTACTGTAATTGCTTATTTGAAAATGTTTACCAACAGCTGCAAGTGTATCTCTGCTATGAAGGCGGACAAGATAAATCGCGACATCTCGCGGAAAATTCTCGGTTACCCCTTCTAGACACTGCCATCGGCTCTTTCTTTACCTTAAAATGTTCACAGACAAGGCCAATAATCCTTTCTGCTGAAGGGGCCAACCTCCGAGACTCCGGGATCTCCATATGAAATCGCAAATGGTCAAATTTATCTTTTAACCAATCTTTGAATGGAGCACTGCCCAAGACCGATGCAAGATTCTTCATTGAGTAGAACCGCCCTATCTCCTCGGTTTCACTTTGTGGCAGTATCTCATTAAAAACCTTCTTTTTATGCCACCCGAAAATTATCCTGTTCCAGTCAAAGCGTTGATTCCTGACATGCTAAGTTGACAATAAAATAAAATATAGGTTGACAATTGGTTGACATCCGGTACTCTTGAATTATGCACGTCAAAGAGAAAATACTTGCCCTGATCAAGAAGAAAAAAGCCGTTTCAGGAGTGGAGTTGGCCGCTGATCTCGGGATTTCCCGGCAGGCTGTCAATAAACATTTGAAAAATCTGATCCAAAACGGTTCTGTCTTCAAAGAGGGGATTACCCGGGGAGCGGTCTACAGGATTGCAACCACAGGGAAAAGCTCTCCCGGCAAACTGAGAAAAACATTCATCCTTGAAGATCTTGCAGAAGACATTGTTTTCCGGGATATCTCATTGTTTCTGAATCTACCCCGAATCCTGAGTCCTGGTGCAGCGGAAATTGCCCGGTATACTTTTACGGAAATGCTCAACAATGCAATCGACCACTCAAGATCTGAAAAATGTCATATCGAAATCCTGATTGATGAATTTAATTTCCAGTTTTGCATAAGAGATTATGGGGTCGGAATATTTTACTCTGTCAGCGACAAATTCAAGC
Proteins encoded in this window:
- a CDS encoding 4Fe-4S binding protein; translated protein: QMQALEKDGAVHTIWTMITPFIGAICNCQPGDCLGLRTLAIDVETMYRGEQMAVVDVSLCNGCGLCEEACHFGAISSSGSGEECKAEIDSGKCFGCGLCRNNCPQDAIGMIVRH
- a CDS encoding class A beta-lactamase-related serine hydrolase encodes the protein MLKFRQLAEHKAGLLLYTILILLAGTGIGFWLRDFMESIPEAPQDHFEIRASGYNYINPLLDCELTQGSNENKELEPFEKGVEKIIENRLASGLITNTSVYFRDLNNGPWFSIRPTENFSPASLLKVPLMMGILKKAESTPELLSKTLWFAGGTDYNTLQEIYPENSLRPGTAYTIEALLNNMIVYSDNNAAALLEDFFSAEVMGDVYKVAGLKAPSGRNDSQISVEAYSRFFRILFNASYLNKTMSEKALGYIARVELHDGLLSSIPGNITVAHKFGEEVHDQGIKQLHECGIVYYPGHPYLLCVMTEGKNFVEMDDTVLQVSQFVYSAVNQQLK
- a CDS encoding response regulator encodes the protein MPLSISYLFNPQNYFFSYYGVPVFLVGIYSFILGTYILDVRQRNIFGLKFFAACLCTSVWLVSIGFSFCSGNKELAQFWCKITMCAVAFIPFTQFSFNAEIAPRIKETKMYDFLFYGALVFSLVFSLFSLFSDLFVSDVRKFFWGYYPIVGPVGYLFVGFFGFLGFFTLKALHQGYGRSVSLRERARIKIMVYAVTIGYLASVDFIAVFGFSFYPFGYSFILVMISAWTYVAIRYHLMDITPQTAATETFAAMPSALIVTDLDGRIKLVNKRTCKLLGHNESDLLEKYLGKILSIPEEYLEVEKLLEKPILDDELDLTAGDGETHTISLSVSVIRNWENDPIGLSYVMLDVSRRKIAEQKALIAMNEVEASRDKLQHTIDELSGILSKIVSDKGLDLDTPQFVKNPLIPNCWELKNCNIKQCPAYGKVGIRCWHVVGTLCKEVVNVSFVRKLDTCIACEVFRISTTSQLYEIREAFNNMLQILINSERELINSREAAEKANKAKSEFLANMSHEIRTPMNGIIGMAEIGMSVAIDEKTRNLIKTISFEANLLNILLNDILDLSKIESGKMILENISFDLRQLMDNFSRSFSLIAEQNDINYYCFLSPDLKTEIIGDPTRLRQILTNLTGNAIKFTPEGGEILVKGEIEEQTDKEVTVYFEVTDTGIGIAAEKHSTIFESFTQEFGSTSREYGGTGLGTTISKQIVELMGGEIGLESEKGKGTTFWFRLTLQKGGNLFTTGPDKTILHGRNVLLVNDNNKMRYILNQYLASWGCSVSEAANASEALELCRSAQDKHLSYDMLVAEIKLEAMDGLELVKRVRQLNDNTDMMVIMTTLSGHRGDGERCQAAGVDGYLSNPFTYSDLYKTLIEVLELEGNELGRIESGLVTKHSVSDHRNRAFNILLVEDYPTNQKVAITHLKSFGCTVELAENGEQAVKAYLENNFDLVFMDVQMPVMDGLIATRTIREHEKSSGRVHVPIIAMTANAMKGDREKCIESGMDDYISKPLKKIGIADMIDRWATSGKNATHPSASPDCTETLTEPLHALPFDLDRAIKEYEGERGVVIEIIDEFLLDVRKQLETIARAIDESDAEIIRREAHSIKGGARNITAEPMADAAAALEDAGKSADMGNAGLALKKLEEEIDHFASYYRKAITGPP
- a CDS encoding response regulator, which translates into the protein MRILIVEDEKLSQKKMQLIMQNFGECDLVANGISAIDLFKKAWEARAPYDIITLDITLHEMSGIDVLMQIKDLESSMEIPSAKQAKIIMVTSHKDRDNITTCLTAGCSDYIIKPFTKEPIIACLRKVFLKYAQENFSKNSD